A single window of Spirochaetota bacterium DNA harbors:
- a CDS encoding ATP-binding cassette domain-containing protein: MISVNNVSKYYGDFCAVNDISFVIRRGEITGLLGPNGAGKTTTLRMLTCYLAPDGGRISVGDHMVDENPLEVKRIIGYLPESAPLYADMMVYDYLDYIGRLHGIDGGGRLREISAMCGIDEVMHKNIGELSKGYRQRVGLAHAMIHDPEILILDEPTSGLDPNQIVEIRRLIKEIGKRKTVILSTHILSEVEATCDRVIIIDHGSIIADSRTAELKSTAGGAMRLSVRAKGAGFGDLATTFGALRGVRSVEPLDDTEGLSAATVRGEGGVDIRPLVFAAVRDAGWELYEMATEHETLEHVFRRLTRRGDDEL; the protein is encoded by the coding sequence ATGATCAGCGTGAATAATGTAAGCAAATATTACGGGGACTTTTGCGCGGTGAACGATATTTCATTCGTCATCCGCAGGGGTGAGATTACCGGGCTTTTGGGGCCCAATGGCGCCGGCAAAACAACGACACTGCGCATGCTCACCTGCTATCTCGCTCCCGACGGCGGGAGAATAAGTGTGGGAGACCATATGGTCGACGAGAACCCGCTGGAGGTAAAACGAATTATCGGCTACCTCCCGGAGTCGGCTCCGCTGTACGCCGATATGATGGTCTATGATTATCTCGACTACATCGGCCGGCTCCACGGCATCGATGGCGGAGGAAGGCTTCGCGAGATTTCGGCGATGTGCGGCATCGACGAGGTGATGCACAAGAACATCGGCGAGCTTTCGAAAGGGTACCGCCAGCGTGTTGGCCTTGCGCACGCCATGATTCATGATCCGGAGATCCTGATCCTCGACGAGCCCACCAGCGGCCTTGATCCCAACCAGATCGTCGAAATCCGCAGACTCATCAAGGAGATCGGAAAGAGAAAGACGGTGATCCTGTCCACGCATATCCTCTCCGAGGTGGAGGCCACCTGCGACCGCGTCATCATCATCGATCATGGAAGCATTATCGCCGATTCCCGCACGGCCGAGCTAAAGTCGACCGCCGGCGGCGCGATGCGCCTTTCGGTCCGGGCAAAGGGGGCCGGTTTCGGCGATCTTGCGACCACGTTCGGCGCGCTTCGGGGGGTCCGGTCGGTTGAGCCGCTCGACGACACCGAGGGACTTTCCGCCGCGACCGTGCGAGGGGAGGGAGGAGTCGATATCAGGCCGCTCGTCTTCGCGGCGGTGCGCGACGCCGGGTGGGAGCTGTACGAGATGGCAACCGAGCATGAAACGCTCGAACACGTATTCCGCAGGCTTACAAGGAGAGGGGACGATGAACTATAA
- the pyk gene encoding pyruvate kinase, with amino-acid sequence MIKRQKSENRAETEVLATVGPATIELIGALYDAGLSGLRINSSHGDPSFHARAIDLSRKARPEAYIIYDIKGPKIRLGDIPKPYTIKSGDRVVLRTDIPKSAGSDFPAVADFREGIPVTCSDLDEFVRPGDRLFVDDGYVGLRVERTARGVIECVVLFGDVLRSRKGLNHPDTVVGYPYTMPQDFPDLEFAVSHGIDFLADSFTRNAEDVRELRERLSGTGIGIISKIENPEGVNNFDKILSETDAVMVARGDLGVEMDPVMLPEMQKVMIEKCALAGKPVITATQMLESMMENARPSRADVSDIANALYDGTDVVMLSGETSVGKFPVECVRMMRRIAEYVEGTRRYRERKREVRGLSALREGSRSGGD; translated from the coding sequence ATGATCAAACGCCAAAAATCGGAAAACCGCGCCGAAACCGAGGTCCTCGCCACCGTGGGGCCGGCGACGATCGAGCTGATCGGCGCCCTCTACGATGCGGGGCTATCGGGACTGAGAATAAACAGCTCTCACGGGGATCCATCGTTTCACGCGAGGGCCATCGATCTATCGCGTAAAGCGCGCCCCGAGGCCTATATCATCTATGATATTAAGGGTCCGAAGATACGCCTTGGCGACATTCCGAAACCCTATACCATTAAATCCGGTGATCGCGTGGTCCTGAGGACCGATATACCCAAGAGCGCTGGATCGGACTTTCCGGCCGTCGCCGATTTCAGGGAGGGTATACCCGTAACCTGTTCAGATCTCGACGAGTTCGTCAGGCCGGGGGACCGCCTTTTTGTCGACGACGGGTATGTCGGCCTGCGCGTCGAGCGCACGGCGAGGGGGGTTATCGAGTGCGTGGTGCTCTTCGGCGACGTGCTGCGTTCGCGCAAGGGGCTCAACCATCCCGATACGGTCGTCGGCTATCCGTATACCATGCCGCAGGATTTTCCCGACCTGGAGTTCGCCGTAAGCCATGGGATTGACTTCCTCGCCGATTCATTTACTCGCAACGCCGAGGACGTTCGCGAATTGCGCGAGCGGCTTTCGGGCACCGGAATCGGCATCATCTCCAAGATTGAAAATCCCGAAGGCGTAAACAACTTCGACAAAATCCTCAGCGAAACCGACGCGGTCATGGTAGCCCGGGGTGATCTCGGCGTCGAGATGGATCCGGTGATGCTCCCGGAGATGCAGAAGGTCATGATCGAGAAGTGCGCGCTCGCCGGAAAGCCCGTCATTACCGCGACACAGATGCTCGAGTCGATGATGGAGAACGCACGTCCAAGCCGCGCCGACGTTAGCGATATCGCCAACGCCCTCTACGACGGCACCGATGTGGTGATGCTCTCGGGTGAAACATCGGTGGGTAAGTTTCCCGTGGAGTGCGTCAGGATGATGCGGCGGATCGCGGAGTATGTGGAGGGGACCCGGCGCTATCGCGAACGCAAACGGGAGGTGCGGGGCCTCTCAGCGCTTCGCGAGGGCTCCCGCAGCGGCGGCGATTAA
- a CDS encoding adenylate kinase, producing the protein MRLILLGAPGSGKGTISEMLVEKYNIVQISTGDILRGAVAAGSPVGKQAEAYMKSGDLVPDAVIMGIMEERLREADCTPGFILDGFPRTIPQAEALGGLLKKLSLRLDAVCNLDVPEDVIIRRLTGRRTCTNPSCQAIFNLDGKAPKKEGVCDKCGGALAQRDDEKEDVVRARLKTYGEKTEPLIGYYKKEGILLAVAGSESRLLFDRMVEKLGK; encoded by the coding sequence ATGCGACTGATACTGCTTGGAGCCCCCGGGAGCGGAAAGGGTACAATCTCGGAGATGCTTGTCGAAAAGTACAATATCGTGCAGATATCGACAGGAGATATCCTTCGCGGCGCCGTCGCGGCCGGAAGCCCCGTCGGCAAACAGGCCGAGGCGTATATGAAGAGCGGTGACCTGGTTCCCGATGCGGTGATCATGGGAATAATGGAGGAGCGGCTGCGGGAGGCGGATTGTACGCCGGGATTCATCCTCGACGGGTTTCCCCGGACGATACCCCAGGCCGAAGCCCTCGGAGGACTGTTGAAAAAGCTCTCCCTCAGGCTCGACGCGGTCTGCAACCTCGACGTACCCGAGGATGTCATAATTCGAAGGCTTACGGGACGGCGCACCTGTACCAATCCGTCGTGCCAGGCCATCTTCAACCTGGACGGCAAGGCCCCGAAGAAAGAGGGGGTGTGCGACAAGTGCGGAGGCGCCCTCGCGCAGCGGGATGACGAAAAGGAGGACGTGGTTCGCGCCCGGTTGAAAACTTACGGCGAGAAAACGGAGCCGCTCATCGGCTACTATAAGAAAGAAGGCATTCTCCTCGCCGTAGCGGGAAGCGAGAGCAGGCTCCTTTTCGACCGGATGGTCGAAAAGCTTGGGAAATGA
- a CDS encoding DUF4340 domain-containing protein — MNRKILASLALIAVLAVVLLVLTREKGADLPRQESWSGETEEIVLRKSGETIRLFRSDGTWLIGEAAYPADAQVVAGLEERMKNLVLTDLISSREHYERYDLGDDRAIEVSLRSGGKLVRHVFIGKKSSTFRHTYVRLSGHPGVYLATGALSDEFGKSLDELRNRDIFSETKSAINSIEIRYGASSITLARRAAPEAARADKKADAPEEDHWECVSCATPVDANRVGQIAGSFAPFTAAAFPAIDKKTLGAPRCTVRIKTADKLIELAFYSKIGDNRYLCTSTESPYVFAVDGWKAERYFVTAKDLKERK; from the coding sequence GTGAATAGAAAGATACTCGCGAGCCTCGCCCTGATAGCGGTACTTGCGGTCGTACTCCTCGTTTTAACGCGCGAAAAGGGAGCGGACCTCCCGCGGCAGGAGTCGTGGAGCGGCGAGACCGAGGAGATAGTATTGAGGAAATCTGGTGAAACGATCCGGCTTTTCCGCTCGGACGGAACCTGGCTGATCGGAGAGGCCGCCTATCCCGCAGACGCGCAGGTTGTCGCGGGGCTCGAGGAAAGGATGAAAAACCTCGTCCTGACCGATCTGATATCATCCCGGGAGCACTACGAGCGCTACGATCTCGGCGACGATCGTGCGATCGAGGTATCACTGCGTTCGGGCGGGAAGCTTGTCCGGCATGTATTCATCGGCAAGAAGAGCAGTACGTTCAGGCATACCTATGTGAGACTCTCCGGCCATCCGGGCGTCTATCTGGCCACGGGGGCGCTGTCGGATGAATTCGGCAAATCGCTCGACGAATTGAGGAACAGGGATATCTTTTCCGAGACGAAAAGCGCCATCAACTCCATCGAGATCCGCTACGGCGCTTCGAGTATCACGCTCGCAAGGAGGGCCGCGCCTGAAGCGGCACGGGCTGATAAGAAGGCGGATGCACCGGAAGAGGACCACTGGGAGTGCGTTTCTTGCGCTACGCCGGTAGATGCAAACAGGGTAGGCCAGATAGCGGGATCGTTCGCGCCCTTCACCGCGGCGGCCTTTCCCGCGATAGACAAAAAGACCCTTGGAGCGCCGCGCTGTACGGTACGGATTAAAACCGCCGACAAGCTTATTGAGCTTGCATTCTACTCGAAAATCGGGGATAATCGATACCTGTGCACATCAACCGAATCCCCGTACGTTTTCGCGGTAGACGGTTGGAAGGCCGAACGCTACTTCGTCACGGCGAAAGACCTTAAGGAGAGGAAATGA
- the dnaX gene encoding DNA polymerase III subunit gamma/tau: MSYQVIARKWRPQDFDAVVFQEHVSRTIRNSIKNGRIAHACIFAGPRGVGKTTMARILAKAVNCKEGPTDSPCGVCENCREIREGIAFDVIEIDGASSRGIENIRELRENVNFAPLKSKYKVYIIDEIHMLTTEAFNALLKTLEEPPPHVIFVFATTEIHRVPDTILSRCQKYYFKKISIDAIVAHLAHIVGAEGFNVDEKALYSIARAADGSMRDAQSLLDQMLSFSDGAVGEDDALALLGVVPLASYLHVLGAVAGGDRKALMDEVHRVVTLGVDVPRYVAGLMDVIRSARLIKNGVVVREILGFSTEETAGLQALEAKFHDEELGVLFRIGVEIQADLRAQAGERICLEMGLLDMASAKAAPSIAEILRKIGGDRPLPPTGKKTPERPRPQEATRSAPETASPRPPDGLSAVIAPRLRDEWSSFLSSLEKQRQYLHVRLNQARPSFEDGRLVLSFPISDENGFHSRIIDSKDITFIKDELSKRLGGAVAVVTRDAPTEENLESPVSGDIPPPEAVMLSRPEPEELPVVSPVVEKVKDMFHGRIIDKGDE, from the coding sequence ATGTCATATCAGGTAATCGCGAGAAAGTGGCGGCCCCAGGATTTCGACGCGGTCGTTTTCCAGGAGCATGTGTCGCGCACCATCCGCAACAGCATTAAAAACGGTCGGATCGCCCACGCCTGCATCTTCGCGGGCCCGCGCGGCGTCGGAAAGACCACCATGGCGCGCATACTCGCAAAGGCCGTCAACTGCAAGGAGGGCCCCACCGACAGCCCCTGCGGCGTATGCGAAAATTGCAGGGAGATCCGCGAGGGAATCGCCTTCGACGTCATCGAGATCGACGGCGCCTCCAGCCGGGGAATCGAAAATATCCGCGAACTCCGCGAAAACGTCAACTTCGCGCCGCTCAAATCGAAATACAAGGTCTACATCATCGACGAAATCCACATGCTTACCACCGAGGCCTTTAACGCTCTGCTTAAGACACTGGAGGAACCCCCGCCGCACGTGATATTCGTCTTCGCGACCACCGAGATACACAGGGTTCCCGACACCATCCTGTCCCGCTGCCAGAAGTATTATTTCAAGAAGATATCGATCGACGCGATCGTGGCGCACCTGGCCCATATCGTCGGGGCGGAGGGCTTCAACGTGGACGAGAAGGCGTTGTACTCGATCGCCCGCGCCGCCGACGGTTCGATGCGCGACGCGCAGTCGCTCCTCGACCAGATGCTCTCGTTTTCAGATGGCGCGGTCGGCGAGGACGACGCGCTCGCGCTTCTCGGTGTCGTACCGCTTGCGAGCTACCTGCACGTGCTGGGCGCCGTCGCCGGAGGCGACAGGAAGGCGCTTATGGACGAGGTTCACCGGGTCGTGACGCTCGGTGTGGATGTCCCGCGCTACGTGGCGGGACTCATGGACGTCATTCGAAGCGCACGCCTCATCAAAAACGGAGTTGTGGTGCGGGAAATACTGGGGTTCTCGACTGAGGAGACCGCCGGTCTTCAGGCGCTTGAGGCGAAATTCCATGACGAGGAGCTCGGCGTGCTTTTCAGGATCGGCGTCGAGATACAGGCCGACCTGCGCGCCCAGGCGGGAGAGCGGATATGCCTCGAAATGGGGCTGCTCGATATGGCCTCGGCGAAGGCGGCGCCCTCCATCGCCGAAATTCTAAGGAAAATCGGAGGGGACCGTCCGCTCCCGCCGACCGGAAAAAAAACTCCCGAGCGACCCCGGCCTCAAGAAGCGACGAGGAGCGCGCCGGAAACCGCATCCCCCCGGCCGCCGGACGGATTGTCCGCGGTCATCGCCCCGAGATTGCGTGATGAGTGGTCGTCATTTCTCTCTTCGCTCGAAAAACAACGGCAATACCTTCACGTGCGCCTGAACCAGGCGCGGCCCTCCTTCGAGGACGGGCGTCTGGTCCTCTCGTTCCCCATAAGCGACGAGAACGGTTTCCACAGCAGGATTATTGACAGCAAAGATATCACGTTCATAAAAGACGAGCTCTCGAAACGCCTGGGAGGCGCGGTGGCAGTCGTAACGCGGGACGCCCCGACGGAAGAAAACCTCGAATCGCCGGTCTCCGGGGACATCCCGCCCCCCGAGGCGGTGATGCTCTCGAGGCCCGAGCCGGAGGAGTTGCCGGTTGTCAGCCCGGTGGTCGAGAAGGTTAAAGATATGTTTCACGGTCGGATTATCGATAAAGGAGACGAGTAA
- a CDS encoding ABC transporter permease, protein MNYKESVQIMKKELSGYFTTPIAYIVITVFLVITGWFFFSTFFLYNQAELRGFFQLLPLVLSFVVPAVTMRLFSEEKHSGSFEILMTLPVSARDVVLGKLLAGAAFVAIMLAPTLFYAFSAALVGSLDPGPVIGGYLGALLLGLAFSAIGVFASSLTKNQIVAFIIGLIICLVMTLADKFLFFLPSPLLNAVEYIGADFHFRNFSRGIIDSRDILYFLSVAAIAFIGTVRLLEERR, encoded by the coding sequence ATGAACTATAAAGAGTCGGTCCAAATAATGAAGAAGGAGTTGTCCGGCTATTTCACCACGCCGATCGCCTATATCGTTATAACGGTATTCCTGGTGATAACCGGATGGTTCTTCTTTTCCACGTTCTTTCTGTACAACCAGGCCGAGCTCCGGGGATTTTTTCAGCTCCTGCCGCTTGTTCTCTCCTTCGTCGTGCCGGCGGTAACCATGCGGCTCTTCTCGGAGGAAAAGCATTCGGGTTCGTTCGAGATACTCATGACGCTTCCGGTCTCCGCGCGCGACGTGGTCCTCGGAAAGCTTCTTGCCGGCGCCGCATTCGTCGCGATCATGCTGGCGCCCACACTCTTTTATGCATTTTCGGCGGCTCTGGTCGGTTCGCTCGACCCCGGACCGGTCATCGGAGGGTATCTCGGGGCGCTTCTTCTGGGGCTTGCGTTTTCCGCCATCGGCGTCTTTGCGTCATCGCTTACAAAAAACCAGATCGTGGCGTTCATTATCGGTCTCATCATCTGCCTGGTCATGACCCTGGCGGATAAGTTTCTGTTCTTTCTGCCTTCGCCCTTATTAAACGCGGTCGAATACATCGGCGCCGATTTTCATTTCAGGAACTTCTCCCGCGGGATAATCGACTCGAGGGATATCCTTTATTTCCTTTCGGTGGCGGCCATCGCGTTTATCGGGACGGTGAGATTGCTCGAGGAAAGGAGATAG
- a CDS encoding adenylate kinase encodes MNILIFGPNGSGKGTQGALVQKKYNIPHIESGVIFRANIKKGTQLGLQAKEFIDRGNLVPDGITIPMILNRLKEDDCRVGWLLDGFPRNFDQARALNHSMNEFNIKLDYVIEIVLDREIAKKRIMGRRICENDGNHPNNIFIDAIKPAEKDGGFVCRVCGGALSARSDDQDEEAINARHGVYYDTKSGTLAAVEFFKQLARDSNGVPAIIELDGRPGVKEVSEELAAKL; translated from the coding sequence ATGAATATTCTTATCTTCGGGCCCAACGGCAGCGGAAAGGGCACACAGGGCGCCCTGGTACAGAAAAAATACAACATTCCGCACATCGAATCGGGCGTTATCTTCAGGGCGAATATAAAGAAAGGGACCCAGCTCGGACTGCAGGCCAAGGAGTTCATCGATCGGGGCAACCTCGTACCGGATGGCATCACCATCCCGATGATCCTTAACCGCCTGAAGGAAGACGACTGCAGGGTGGGCTGGCTTCTGGACGGTTTTCCCCGGAACTTCGACCAGGCCAGGGCGCTCAACCACTCCATGAACGAGTTTAACATCAAGCTCGACTACGTAATCGAAATAGTCCTCGATCGTGAGATCGCCAAGAAGCGGATAATGGGCCGGCGGATATGCGAAAACGACGGCAACCATCCCAACAATATATTCATCGATGCCATCAAGCCCGCCGAGAAGGACGGTGGCTTCGTCTGCAGGGTGTGCGGTGGGGCCCTCTCGGCGCGCTCAGACGACCAGGACGAGGAAGCGATCAACGCGAGGCACGGCGTCTACTACGACACCAAGAGCGGGACCCTTGCCGCGGTCGAATTTTTCAAACAACTCGCGCGCGATAGCAACGGCGTTCCAGCCATCATCGAGCTGGACGGCCGGCCCGGCGTCAAGGAAGTGAGCGAGGAACTGGCGGCCAAGCTTTAA
- a CDS encoding Gldg family protein, with protein sequence MKRPSIDFKGLKERLRATVIEAADERNQWLFSIVIIVLANLVGLFLYFRVDLTANNAYSLSRVSEKTVSSLEEPLTIKVFFSNDLPAPYNAVSRYLADLLEEYSQRGNRNFRYEFVDVEKNKDAAADFGVHPVQIREIKNDRVSARNAYMGIAVVHGDLIETIPSITEPEGVEYRITTLMRKMNGKIDSLLKLDRPVMVTLYASSNLPIPGMQNLAEKVRAVVQKTNARNYGKLEYRHVDPLADRAALDLADTYGLPRLKWPAFAGMDGRPVVPGDGMLGIVLEHDGRFETVQILARTVLGQYAVGGLEDLESRINGALDNLISINPRVGYITGHGERDMHNQRDGAATFRELVADMYELKTIDLSKEDIPADVRTIVINGPRSRYADEELFKIDQFLMKGRSALFFVDSFAEIQSEGQNMFMREPVVLPVMTGIEKLLEHYGITVNRDIVLDEKCYQANLSGMGEQSLYFAPMIGSEGLSEKYVITKYLKKIVFLKSSSLSLAAEGRSGTRPEALVSSSDRSWLMKERISFMPWSMAPPNASQMGKHVLAAVFAGDFASYFAEREAPAPKGGAATGPVATDTIVRRTVKPARIIVVGTSEITTPSVIDKEGKTPNAVLVHNMIDFLSGNDDIPEMRSKGLELNPLRDSSDGTKLALKVFNIVLLPLLVVGAGLVVWKRRSTRRKRIMAEFATEVPGE encoded by the coding sequence ATGAAACGACCATCCATCGACTTCAAAGGATTGAAAGAGCGCCTCCGCGCGACCGTCATCGAGGCGGCCGACGAGCGCAACCAGTGGCTGTTCAGCATCGTTATAATCGTGCTTGCCAACCTGGTCGGGCTTTTCCTTTATTTTCGCGTGGACCTGACCGCGAATAACGCGTATTCGCTCTCACGGGTCAGCGAAAAGACAGTATCCTCGCTTGAAGAGCCGCTCACGATCAAGGTGTTCTTCTCGAATGATCTGCCGGCGCCATATAATGCCGTATCCCGGTATCTTGCGGACCTGCTCGAGGAGTACTCCCAGCGGGGAAACCGTAATTTCCGCTACGAGTTCGTCGATGTGGAAAAGAACAAGGACGCGGCGGCCGATTTCGGCGTGCATCCCGTCCAGATACGCGAAATCAAGAACGACCGGGTTTCGGCGCGCAACGCCTACATGGGCATCGCCGTGGTGCACGGTGATCTTATCGAGACCATTCCATCCATCACCGAACCCGAGGGCGTTGAATATCGAATCACCACGCTCATGCGGAAGATGAACGGTAAAATCGATTCGCTGCTCAAGCTCGACAGGCCCGTAATGGTAACACTGTACGCATCGTCCAACCTTCCCATCCCGGGAATGCAGAACCTCGCCGAAAAAGTGCGCGCCGTCGTCCAGAAGACGAATGCCCGCAATTACGGTAAGCTCGAGTATCGCCACGTGGATCCGCTTGCCGACCGTGCGGCGCTCGACCTCGCCGACACATACGGTTTGCCGCGGCTTAAATGGCCGGCCTTCGCCGGTATGGACGGACGCCCGGTCGTCCCGGGCGATGGCATGCTCGGAATCGTACTGGAACATGACGGCAGGTTCGAGACGGTGCAGATACTGGCGCGCACCGTTTTAGGCCAGTACGCGGTCGGGGGGCTGGAAGACCTCGAGTCGCGCATCAACGGCGCTCTCGACAACCTGATCAGCATAAACCCGCGCGTGGGTTATATCACCGGCCATGGCGAGCGGGACATGCACAACCAGCGCGACGGAGCGGCGACCTTCCGCGAACTGGTGGCCGATATGTACGAGCTAAAGACCATTGACCTCTCGAAGGAGGACATCCCCGCGGATGTCCGGACCATCGTGATAAACGGACCGCGGAGCAGGTATGCGGACGAGGAGCTTTTCAAGATTGATCAGTTCTTAATGAAGGGCCGGTCGGCGCTTTTCTTCGTCGACTCCTTCGCTGAAATACAAAGCGAGGGCCAGAACATGTTCATGCGTGAGCCCGTCGTGCTTCCGGTGATGACCGGGATCGAGAAGCTCCTCGAGCATTATGGCATTACGGTGAACCGGGATATCGTGCTCGACGAAAAATGCTACCAGGCAAATCTGAGCGGCATGGGAGAACAGAGCCTGTATTTCGCCCCCATGATCGGCTCGGAAGGTCTTAGTGAAAAATACGTAATAACAAAATATTTGAAAAAAATAGTGTTTCTTAAATCATCCTCGCTGTCCCTCGCCGCGGAGGGCCGATCCGGAACCCGTCCGGAGGCGCTGGTATCGTCCTCCGACCGCAGCTGGCTTATGAAGGAGAGGATAAGCTTTATGCCCTGGTCCATGGCGCCGCCCAACGCGTCCCAGATGGGGAAGCATGTGCTGGCCGCGGTATTTGCCGGTGATTTCGCGAGCTATTTTGCCGAGCGGGAAGCTCCGGCGCCGAAGGGCGGGGCGGCGACGGGCCCGGTGGCCACCGACACGATCGTCAGGCGGACGGTGAAGCCGGCCAGGATCATCGTGGTGGGGACCTCGGAGATAACCACCCCCTCGGTGATCGACAAGGAAGGAAAGACGCCCAACGCGGTGCTGGTGCACAACATGATCGATTTCCTGAGCGGTAATGATGATATACCGGAAATGCGGAGCAAAGGCCTCGAACTCAATCCCCTCAGGGACTCAAGCGACGGCACGAAGCTCGCGCTTAAGGTCTTTAACATCGTCCTTTTGCCGCTTTTGGTAGTGGGGGCCGGTCTTGTCGTGTGGAAGCGCCGATCGACGCGAAGAAAACGCATAATGGCGGAATTTGCGACGGAGGTGCCCGGTGAATAG
- a CDS encoding YbaB/EbfC family nucleoid-associated protein, with amino-acid sequence MLKELGEMGQIMKLQKEFKNIQKKLQKNEVTGESTDGTVKATINGEYKLVDLKIDEAALATADRRAIEKKIIFAVNDAVDKTKEYAAQEMARLTGGLNIPGLGNFLK; translated from the coding sequence ATGCTGAAGGAACTTGGGGAGATGGGCCAGATCATGAAGCTTCAGAAGGAGTTTAAAAACATCCAGAAGAAGCTGCAGAAGAACGAGGTCACCGGCGAGAGCACGGACGGAACGGTAAAGGCCACCATAAACGGCGAATATAAACTGGTGGACCTCAAGATCGACGAGGCGGCGCTCGCGACGGCCGACAGGCGCGCCATCGAGAAAAAAATTATATTCGCCGTCAACGACGCGGTGGATAAAACAAAAGAATATGCGGCCCAGGAAATGGCCAGGCTCACCGGCGGGCTCAACATCCCCGGCCTTGGAAACTTTTTGAAGTAG
- the recR gene encoding recombination mediator RecR: MNLPGTLEALIRELSRLPGIGPKSASRLAFHLIKASPEDASGLARAIVECKRSITACTACGAIAEGGLCPVCADATRDQTVMCVVENPRDVLTIERTGEFRGLYHVLGGVISPLDGIGPDELSVRGLVDRCTGGAVRELIIATNPTVEGDATGLYLARLLKPLGLRVMRIAHGLPVGADLEYADSMTIARSIAGRVEM; encoded by the coding sequence GTGAACCTTCCCGGTACGCTTGAAGCGCTCATCCGCGAGCTGTCGAGGCTTCCCGGCATAGGCCCCAAGAGCGCCTCGAGGCTCGCGTTTCACCTGATAAAGGCGAGCCCGGAGGACGCCTCGGGTCTGGCGCGGGCCATCGTCGAATGCAAGCGCTCCATCACCGCATGCACGGCCTGCGGCGCCATAGCGGAGGGCGGGCTCTGCCCGGTCTGCGCCGACGCGACGCGCGATCAAACGGTAATGTGCGTGGTCGAAAATCCGCGCGATGTGCTCACGATTGAGAGAACGGGTGAGTTCAGGGGTCTGTATCATGTGCTGGGCGGGGTCATCTCCCCGCTTGACGGGATCGGCCCGGACGAGCTTTCAGTCCGCGGCCTTGTCGACCGCTGCACTGGAGGCGCGGTACGCGAACTCATTATCGCGACCAATCCCACGGTCGAGGGCGATGCCACCGGCCTCTATCTCGCGCGGTTGCTCAAGCCGCTGGGCCTGCGGGTTATGAGGATTGCGCACGGGCTGCCGGTGGGGGCCGACCTCGAATACGCCGATTCGATGACGATTGCCAGGTCGATTGCGGGGCGCGTGGAGATGTAG